From Pogoniulus pusillus isolate bPogPus1 chromosome 17, bPogPus1.pri, whole genome shotgun sequence, the proteins below share one genomic window:
- the OTUD7A gene encoding OTU domain-containing protein 7A isoform X1 — protein MPSSQPASPAAACLAASLNDHMTLDMDAVLSDFVRSTGAEPGLARDLLEGKNWDLTAALNDYEQLRQVHTANLPQVFNEGKYYKHQEPEQPPQVTKVERPCLQRQDDIAQEKRLSRGISHASSAIVSLARSHVANECNNEQFPLEMPIYTFQLPDLSVYSEDFRSFIERDLIEQATMVALEQAGRLNWWSTVCTSCKRLLPLATTGDGNCLLHAASLGMWGFHDRDLVLRKALYTMMRTGAEREALKRRWRWQQTQQNKESGLVYTEEEWEREWNELLKLASSEPRTHFSKNGGTGGGVDNSEDPVYESLEEFHVFVLAHILRRPIVVVADTMLRDSGGEAFAPIPFGGIYLPLEVLPNRCHCSPLVLAYDQAHFSALVSMEQKDQQREQAVIPLTDSEHKLLPLHFAVDPGKDWEWGKDDNDNTRLANLILSLEAKLNLLHSYMNVTWIRIPSETRQAPLAQPESPTASAGEDVQSLADSMDSDRDSICSNSNGNNGKSSKEKEKDKQRKDKDKTRTDSVANKIGSLSKTLGIKLKKNMGGLGGLVHGKMSRANSGNGKNGDTVEKVKEKKSKSRKGSKEESGQSASTSPSEKTTPSPTDRASNSPIEKMNSKSFSDKQSDPWKYSTDVKLSLNILRAAMQGERKFIFAGLLLTSHRHQFHEEMIGYYLTSAQERFNAEQEQKRKDAEKKAAQNGSSSRKLDPEAYSKEKLETSPQDRASPILPQSHTTQLVLKFKDRTSPTPGSFSSPSNGAKKSGPIPVSAHYSHTPPVQRQSVIHLHDVNSKPSSFQDDTYKPVVGTLKTCATYPQQNKSLSSQSYSPARISGIRTVNTVESLSYAMPTEHKSQTYTNGFNTGDIRDCLEYADEDAPQTWLNNDKNQGRSTVCPIYSIQQNRCKKENCSFYGRPETDNYCSYCYKEELKRRERENKGHRH, from the exons GCAAAAACTGGGACTTGACAGCAGCTTTGAATGATTATGAGCAGCTCCGGCAGGTTCACACAGCCAATTTACCACAGGTGTTCAATGAGGGCAAGTACTACAAGCATCAGGAGCCAGAGCAGCCTCCCCAGGTGACAAAGGTTGAGCggccctgcctgcagaggcaggatgacATAGCTCAAG AAAAGCGTCTTTCCAGAGGTATTTCTCATGCCAGCTCAGCCATAGTCTCCCTTGCTCGATCACATGTAGCAAATGAGTGCAACAACGAACAGTTTCCCTTGGAAATGCCCATCTACACATTCCAGCTACCAGATCTTAGTGTGTACAGTGAAGACTTCAGAAGCTTCATTGAACGTGACTTAATCGAGCAGGCAACAATGGTTGCTTTGGAGCAAGCAG gacGACTAAATTGGTGGTCCACAGTGTGTACAAGCTGCAAACGTCTTCTTCCCTTAGCTACAACAGGTGATGGAAACTGCCTCTTGCATGCTGCATCTTTAG GGATGTGGGGATTTCACGACCGGGACCTTGTTTTACGTAAAGCACTCTATACAATGATGAGAACAGGAGCTGAAAGAGAAGCACTGAAAAGAAGATGGAGATGGCAACAGACTCAGCAGAATAAGGAG TCAGGTTTAGTGTATACAGAAGAAGAATGGGAGCGGGAGTGGAATGAACTGCTTAAGCTGGCATCAAGTGAGCCTCGTACACATTTCAGCAAAAATGGAGGCACTGGTGGTGG AGTTGATAATTCAGAGGATCCAGTGTATGAGAGCTTAGAAGAGTTCCATGTTTTTGTCTTAGCTCATATTTTGAGAAGACCTATTGTTGTAGTAGCAGACACTATGTTACGAGACTCAGGGGGAGAAG CATTTGCACCTATACCATTTGGAGGAATTTATTTGCCTCTCGAAGTTCTACCAAACAGATGCCATTGCTCACCACTTGTGCTAGCCTATGATCAGGCCCATTTCTCTGCTCTTGTTTCCATGGAACAAAAAGATCAACAGAGAGAACAAG cGGTGATCCCCCTGACTGACTCTGAACACAAGTTACTGCCTTTGCACTTTGCAGTCGATCCCGGGAAAGACTGGGAATGGGGAAAAGATGACAATGATAACACCAGACTGGCCAA TTTGATTCTGTCTCTTGAGGCAAAGCTTAATCTTCTACACAGCTATATGAATGTAACATGGATACGCATACCATCTGAGACACGG CAGGCCCCTTTGGCTCAACCAGAATCCCCTACAGCCTCAGCCGGGGAAGACGTTCAGTCTCTGGCTGACTCAATGGACTCGGACCGAGATTCCATCTGTAGTAATTCCAATGGCAATAATGGCAAAAGcagtaaagaaaaagaaaaggacaaaCAGAGGAAAGACAAAGATAAAACCAGGACGGATTCAGTTGCCAATAAAATAGGAAGCCTCAGTAAAACCTTGGGAATTAAACTGAAAAAGAACATGGGTGGTCTTGGCGGCCTGGTACATGGCAAAATGAGCAGAGCTAATTCAGGGAATGGAAAAAATGGTGACACAGTAGAGAAAGTCAAAGAGAAGAAGTCTAAGTCTCGAAAAGGGAGCAAAGAGGAATCTGGACAGTCTGCAAGCACTTCTCCATCTGAAAAGACCACTCCATCACCGACTGACAGAGCTAGCAACTCACCCATTGAAAAGATGAACTCCAAATCCTTCTCTGACAAGCAGTCTGACCCATGGAAGTACAGCACTGACGTGAAACTCAGCCTAAATATTTTGAGAGCTGCAATGCAGGGTGAACGAAAGTTTATTTTTGCTGGCCTTCTGTTGACCAGTCACAGGCATCAGTTCCATGAGGAGATGATAGGCTATTACTTGACCAGTGCACAGGAGCGTTTCAACGCAGAAcaggaacagaaaagaaaggatgCTGAAAAGAAGGCTGCACAGAATGGGTCATCTAGTAGGAAACTTGACCCAGAAGCATACTCAAAAGAAAAATTAGAAACATCTCCTCAGGACAGGGCATCACCCATCCTGCCTCAAAGCCATACAACTCAGCTGGTTTTAAAATTTAAAGATCGCACTAGTCCCACTCCGGGGTCATTTTCTTCACCTAGTAACGGTGCTAAGAAAAGTGgacccattccagtatctgccCACTATAGCCATACGCCACCTGTTCAAAGGCAAAGCGTCATCCATTTGCATGATGTCAACTCCAAGCCATCGAGCTTCCAAGATGATACCTACAAGCCAGTAGTTGGCACCTTAAAAACTTGTGCTACCTATCCCCAACAAAACAAGTCACTGTCTTCTCAGAGCTATAGCCCAGCCCGGATATCTGGCATCCGTACGGTGAACACAGTGGAATCACTGAGCTATGCCATGCCTACTGAACACAAGTCCCAGACATACACAAATGGATTCAATACTGGCGATATTAGAGACTGCTTAGAATATGCTGATGAGGATGCTCCTCAGACCTGGTTGAACAATGATAAAAACCAAGGCAGAAGCACAGTTTGCCCCATCTATTCCATCCAGCAGAACCGCTGTAAGAAGGAGAACTGTTCCTTTTATGGTCGTCCTGAGACTGACAATTACTGTTCATACTGCTACAAAGAAGAGTTAAagcgcagagagagagaaaacaagggGCACAGGCATTGA
- the OTUD7A gene encoding OTU domain-containing protein 7A isoform X2, with translation MPSSQPASPAAACLAASLNDHMTLDMDAVLSDFVRSTGAEPGLARDLLEGKNWDLTAALNDYEQLRQVHTANLPQVFNEGKYYKHQEPEQPPQVTKVERPCLQRQDDIAQEKRLSRGISHASSAIVSLARSHVANECNNEQFPLEMPIYTFQLPDLSVYSEDFRSFIERDLIEQATMVALEQAGRLNWWSTVCTSCKRLLPLATTGDGNCLLHAASLGMWGFHDRDLVLRKALYTMMRTGAEREALKRRWRWQQTQQNKESGLVYTEEEWEREWNELLKLASSEPRTHFSKNGGTGGGVDNSEDPVYESLEEFHVFVLAHILRRPIVVVADTMLRDSGGEAFAPIPFGGIYLPLEVLPNRCHCSPLVLAYDQAHFSALVSMEQKDQQREQAVIPLTDSEHKLLPLHFAVDPGKDWEWGKDDNDNTRLANLILSLEAKLNLLHSYMNVTWIRIPSETRAPLAQPESPTASAGEDVQSLADSMDSDRDSICSNSNGNNGKSSKEKEKDKQRKDKDKTRTDSVANKIGSLSKTLGIKLKKNMGGLGGLVHGKMSRANSGNGKNGDTVEKVKEKKSKSRKGSKEESGQSASTSPSEKTTPSPTDRASNSPIEKMNSKSFSDKQSDPWKYSTDVKLSLNILRAAMQGERKFIFAGLLLTSHRHQFHEEMIGYYLTSAQERFNAEQEQKRKDAEKKAAQNGSSSRKLDPEAYSKEKLETSPQDRASPILPQSHTTQLVLKFKDRTSPTPGSFSSPSNGAKKSGPIPVSAHYSHTPPVQRQSVIHLHDVNSKPSSFQDDTYKPVVGTLKTCATYPQQNKSLSSQSYSPARISGIRTVNTVESLSYAMPTEHKSQTYTNGFNTGDIRDCLEYADEDAPQTWLNNDKNQGRSTVCPIYSIQQNRCKKENCSFYGRPETDNYCSYCYKEELKRRERENKGHRH, from the exons GCAAAAACTGGGACTTGACAGCAGCTTTGAATGATTATGAGCAGCTCCGGCAGGTTCACACAGCCAATTTACCACAGGTGTTCAATGAGGGCAAGTACTACAAGCATCAGGAGCCAGAGCAGCCTCCCCAGGTGACAAAGGTTGAGCggccctgcctgcagaggcaggatgacATAGCTCAAG AAAAGCGTCTTTCCAGAGGTATTTCTCATGCCAGCTCAGCCATAGTCTCCCTTGCTCGATCACATGTAGCAAATGAGTGCAACAACGAACAGTTTCCCTTGGAAATGCCCATCTACACATTCCAGCTACCAGATCTTAGTGTGTACAGTGAAGACTTCAGAAGCTTCATTGAACGTGACTTAATCGAGCAGGCAACAATGGTTGCTTTGGAGCAAGCAG gacGACTAAATTGGTGGTCCACAGTGTGTACAAGCTGCAAACGTCTTCTTCCCTTAGCTACAACAGGTGATGGAAACTGCCTCTTGCATGCTGCATCTTTAG GGATGTGGGGATTTCACGACCGGGACCTTGTTTTACGTAAAGCACTCTATACAATGATGAGAACAGGAGCTGAAAGAGAAGCACTGAAAAGAAGATGGAGATGGCAACAGACTCAGCAGAATAAGGAG TCAGGTTTAGTGTATACAGAAGAAGAATGGGAGCGGGAGTGGAATGAACTGCTTAAGCTGGCATCAAGTGAGCCTCGTACACATTTCAGCAAAAATGGAGGCACTGGTGGTGG AGTTGATAATTCAGAGGATCCAGTGTATGAGAGCTTAGAAGAGTTCCATGTTTTTGTCTTAGCTCATATTTTGAGAAGACCTATTGTTGTAGTAGCAGACACTATGTTACGAGACTCAGGGGGAGAAG CATTTGCACCTATACCATTTGGAGGAATTTATTTGCCTCTCGAAGTTCTACCAAACAGATGCCATTGCTCACCACTTGTGCTAGCCTATGATCAGGCCCATTTCTCTGCTCTTGTTTCCATGGAACAAAAAGATCAACAGAGAGAACAAG cGGTGATCCCCCTGACTGACTCTGAACACAAGTTACTGCCTTTGCACTTTGCAGTCGATCCCGGGAAAGACTGGGAATGGGGAAAAGATGACAATGATAACACCAGACTGGCCAA TTTGATTCTGTCTCTTGAGGCAAAGCTTAATCTTCTACACAGCTATATGAATGTAACATGGATACGCATACCATCTGAGACACGG GCCCCTTTGGCTCAACCAGAATCCCCTACAGCCTCAGCCGGGGAAGACGTTCAGTCTCTGGCTGACTCAATGGACTCGGACCGAGATTCCATCTGTAGTAATTCCAATGGCAATAATGGCAAAAGcagtaaagaaaaagaaaaggacaaaCAGAGGAAAGACAAAGATAAAACCAGGACGGATTCAGTTGCCAATAAAATAGGAAGCCTCAGTAAAACCTTGGGAATTAAACTGAAAAAGAACATGGGTGGTCTTGGCGGCCTGGTACATGGCAAAATGAGCAGAGCTAATTCAGGGAATGGAAAAAATGGTGACACAGTAGAGAAAGTCAAAGAGAAGAAGTCTAAGTCTCGAAAAGGGAGCAAAGAGGAATCTGGACAGTCTGCAAGCACTTCTCCATCTGAAAAGACCACTCCATCACCGACTGACAGAGCTAGCAACTCACCCATTGAAAAGATGAACTCCAAATCCTTCTCTGACAAGCAGTCTGACCCATGGAAGTACAGCACTGACGTGAAACTCAGCCTAAATATTTTGAGAGCTGCAATGCAGGGTGAACGAAAGTTTATTTTTGCTGGCCTTCTGTTGACCAGTCACAGGCATCAGTTCCATGAGGAGATGATAGGCTATTACTTGACCAGTGCACAGGAGCGTTTCAACGCAGAAcaggaacagaaaagaaaggatgCTGAAAAGAAGGCTGCACAGAATGGGTCATCTAGTAGGAAACTTGACCCAGAAGCATACTCAAAAGAAAAATTAGAAACATCTCCTCAGGACAGGGCATCACCCATCCTGCCTCAAAGCCATACAACTCAGCTGGTTTTAAAATTTAAAGATCGCACTAGTCCCACTCCGGGGTCATTTTCTTCACCTAGTAACGGTGCTAAGAAAAGTGgacccattccagtatctgccCACTATAGCCATACGCCACCTGTTCAAAGGCAAAGCGTCATCCATTTGCATGATGTCAACTCCAAGCCATCGAGCTTCCAAGATGATACCTACAAGCCAGTAGTTGGCACCTTAAAAACTTGTGCTACCTATCCCCAACAAAACAAGTCACTGTCTTCTCAGAGCTATAGCCCAGCCCGGATATCTGGCATCCGTACGGTGAACACAGTGGAATCACTGAGCTATGCCATGCCTACTGAACACAAGTCCCAGACATACACAAATGGATTCAATACTGGCGATATTAGAGACTGCTTAGAATATGCTGATGAGGATGCTCCTCAGACCTGGTTGAACAATGATAAAAACCAAGGCAGAAGCACAGTTTGCCCCATCTATTCCATCCAGCAGAACCGCTGTAAGAAGGAGAACTGTTCCTTTTATGGTCGTCCTGAGACTGACAATTACTGTTCATACTGCTACAAAGAAGAGTTAAagcgcagagagagagaaaacaagggGCACAGGCATTGA